The sequence TAGAATTATTTGTTCTGGAAAAGTATATAGAAAAGATGATGACGCAACTCATTCTCCTATGTTTCACCAGATAGAAGGACTGGTAGTTGATGAAAAAATAACACTTGGTGATTTAAAAGGTACATTATTAACTTTCGCAAGACAAATGTTCGGTGAAAATGTAGATATTCGTCTTCGTCCAAGCTATTTTCCTTTTACTGAACCGAGCGCAGAAGTAGATATTTCATGTGTTATTTGTGAAGGTCATGGATGTCGTGTTTGTTCAAAGACTGGTTGGTTAGAAATTCTTGGTGCTGGCATGGTTCACCCAAATGTCTTTCTGAAATCGGGATATGACCCTGATAAAGTAACAGGTTTTGCTTTTGGAATGGGAGTTGAAAGAATCGCTATGCTTAAGTATGGGGTAGATGATTTAAGAATCTTTTTTGATAACGATAAACGTATGCTTGAACAATTTAAATAAGGTAAAGGAGGATTATTTATATGAAAGTATCTTATAATTGGCTAAAAGAATACTTAGATTTTAATATATCTGCACAAGAATTAGCTGATTACTTAACTAATAGTGGTATAGAAGTAGAAGGAATTCATTCAATGCACCCGGGATTTGAAAATGTTGTAGTTGGTAAAGTTTTAGAAGTGAATAAACATCCTCAAGCTGACAAGCTAAGTGTAACCAAAGTTAACGTTGATAAAACACAAGAGCCAATGTCGATTGTTTGTGGAGCACCGAATGTAAAAAAAGGACAGAAAGTACCTGTTGCCAAGGTAGGAGGCAAATTACCTGATGGCATGAAAATCAAAAAGGCAAAGCTTAGAGGAGAAAAATCCTTTGGTATGATTTGTTCCTGTGAAGAGCTAGGTTTATTAGCACCTGAAAAAGAAGAAGGAATAATGGTTTTAGCTGAGAATGCGCCTGTCGGAGAACCGTTAGAATCTTACTTGGGATTAGATGACGAAGTTTTAGAATTTGATCTCACTCCAAACCGTGCTGATTGTCTTGGAATGCTAGGAGTAGCTCGTGAAGTTGCTGCTGTATTAGATATACCAATTAACGTACCTAAAGTAACAGATTTTTCACAGAATAAAACATTAGATAATGTAAACATAAATATACAAGATAGTGATTTATGTGAAAGATATGTTGGAATGTTAATTGAAAATGTAAATATAGGTATATCACCTATGTGGTTACAGCAACGACTTCGTACTTATGGAATTAGACCTATAAACAATCTAGTAGATATTACTAATTATGTAATGCTAGAGTATGGCCAGCCTCTTCATGCTTTTGATTATGATCTTGTATCAGGTGATGAGATAATTGTAAGACGAGCAAAAGATGAAGAGGAGATTGTTACATTAAATGAAAAAACTAGAAAACTTACCTCAAATGATCTAGTTATTGCTGATAAGGAAAAAGCTATAGCAGTTGCAGGTGTAATGGGTGGTTATGCTACCGAAGTATCAGAAAAGAGTAACCGAATTTTACTAGAATCAGCTGCATTTAATAATATTAGTGTTCGACGCACAGCTAATCGTTTAAACTTAAGGTCAGACGCGTCTTTAAGGTTTGAAAAAGGAGTCGATCCTAACAATACTCTAAATGCAGCTTTTAGAGCTGTAGAATTGATTGAACAACTTGGTGTTGGAACAGTAGTAGTTGGAGCTTTTGATGAGTACCCTAAAAAGCGAGAACAAGTTAGCATTGAACTTAGAGTTGAAAGAGTTAGACAATTAACAGGTATTGATATTTCAAAAGAAGAGATCAGAGACCTTTTTAGAAGATTACAATTTGATATCACAGATGAAAAAGAAGACTCTTTGAATGTAACTGTTCCTACTAGAAGAAATGATATTACTTTAGAAGTCGATCTAATAGAAGAAATAGCACGTTTATATGGGTATGATAAGATACCTACAACTATGCCTAAAGGAAGAATTACGCAAGGAAGGAAAACACATAGACAACAAGTTGAAGATACTGTTAGAGAAACCATGTTATCTTCAGGATTATCTGAGATAATTTCTTATACTTTTATTTCACCTGAAGATTACAATAAATTAAACTTCAGTGATGAAAGTTCAGCTAGAAAATCGGTACCTATAGCTAATCCATTAACAAAAGAACAAAGTATTATGAGAACTACATTATTACCATCAATTATGAAGATTTTATCTCATAACTTCAAGCATGGAGAAAAAGATCACCATATTTTTGAAATTGGAAAAATTTATTTACCTGAAAAACTACCTTTAGATAGTTTGCCAAATGAACGTAATACATTAATTTTTGGTGGTATGGGAGCAATTAAATCAAAAAGCTGGTTAGAACAACCACAAAAAATTGATTTCTTCTACGTTAAAGGCATGTTTGAATTACTTTTAGAGCGTTTGAATATAGGTTTTTCTGATGTTTCTTTTAAACCTGAAAAACATCCTTCATTTCATCCAACAAGGACTGCAGGTGTTTATTTAGATGAGAGAAAAATTGGTATAATGGGTGAAATGCACCCAGCAGTTGTTAAGGAAAACTATGATATCGATACTCAAGTAGTATTAGCTGAAATAGATTTAGAATCTATCTATTCTAAAGCTAGCTTGGTGGAGAAGTTCACATCATTACCTAAATACCCAGCTGTTTTGAGGGATATAGCACTGCTGGTTCCAAGTGAAATCCCAGAAGAACAAGTTTCTCAGGTGATAATTAATGTTGGTGAAGATTTAATAGAGGATATAAATTTATTTGATTTATATCAAGGAGAAAGAATTCCTGAAAACATGAAGAGTTTAGCTTACTCTATTAAGTTTAGAGATCCAAACACAACCCTAACTGATGACAGAGTAGATAAAGTTTATGAACAGATTGAAGAAGCATTAAAAAGTGAGATAGGTGCTGAAATACGAAAGGCATAAAGAACAATTAAGGCGTCCTAAAAGGACGCCTATTCTTTAATGTTATTGTGAAGGATTTTCCTTTATAAAAAGAGAAATTAATACTATAAAATAAGAATCTAGCAAGTAAATCCAATTTTATTATAAATTGATATGTAAAACTTAGAACAAGGGAGGTGACAGCCTGAATGTCTAAAGTCTGTAAAGAGTTACAGATTTTAGCTCAGGTGTAAATATGGAATCAGACAA comes from Natranaerobius trueperi and encodes:
- the pheT gene encoding phenylalanine--tRNA ligase subunit beta codes for the protein MKVSYNWLKEYLDFNISAQELADYLTNSGIEVEGIHSMHPGFENVVVGKVLEVNKHPQADKLSVTKVNVDKTQEPMSIVCGAPNVKKGQKVPVAKVGGKLPDGMKIKKAKLRGEKSFGMICSCEELGLLAPEKEEGIMVLAENAPVGEPLESYLGLDDEVLEFDLTPNRADCLGMLGVAREVAAVLDIPINVPKVTDFSQNKTLDNVNINIQDSDLCERYVGMLIENVNIGISPMWLQQRLRTYGIRPINNLVDITNYVMLEYGQPLHAFDYDLVSGDEIIVRRAKDEEEIVTLNEKTRKLTSNDLVIADKEKAIAVAGVMGGYATEVSEKSNRILLESAAFNNISVRRTANRLNLRSDASLRFEKGVDPNNTLNAAFRAVELIEQLGVGTVVVGAFDEYPKKREQVSIELRVERVRQLTGIDISKEEIRDLFRRLQFDITDEKEDSLNVTVPTRRNDITLEVDLIEEIARLYGYDKIPTTMPKGRITQGRKTHRQQVEDTVRETMLSSGLSEIISYTFISPEDYNKLNFSDESSARKSVPIANPLTKEQSIMRTTLLPSIMKILSHNFKHGEKDHHIFEIGKIYLPEKLPLDSLPNERNTLIFGGMGAIKSKSWLEQPQKIDFFYVKGMFELLLERLNIGFSDVSFKPEKHPSFHPTRTAGVYLDERKIGIMGEMHPAVVKENYDIDTQVVLAEIDLESIYSKASLVEKFTSLPKYPAVLRDIALLVPSEIPEEQVSQVIINVGEDLIEDINLFDLYQGERIPENMKSLAYSIKFRDPNTTLTDDRVDKVYEQIEEALKSEIGAEIRKA